A single Larimichthys crocea isolate SSNF chromosome VIII, L_crocea_2.0, whole genome shotgun sequence DNA region contains:
- the LOC104925835 gene encoding carbohydrate sulfotransferase 1, with product MQCSWKAVILLALASIAIQYTAIRTLTSKPFQLCPLPSPQNCGLGGQETEPPFERGAAGGGGCDDYPYFSINATRKTHILVLATTRSGSSFVGQLLNQHQEVFYLFEPLYHVQTTLIPRLSHSRNAADRRVMLGASRDLLRSLYGCDLYFLESYIKPTPTNHTTDKLFRRGASRALCQQPVCDAFGPADVNVEEGDCVKKCASLNMTLATEACREKRHVAIKIVRVPEIGDLRALVEDPRLNIKVIQLVRDPRGILSSRIETFRDTYRLWRIWRATGRRPYNLDLSQLTVVCEDFLSSVSTGLSHPYWLKGKYMLVRYEDLAKNPLLKTKEMYDYLGLPMDKNVEDWIHANTRGSNEPSAKHKFGTVRDSAANAESWRLKLSYDMVEYTQTVCQKVLHQLGYKAVKSVEELKNMSLSLVQDKTFVAFL from the coding sequence ATGCAATGTTCCTGGAAGGCAGTGATTCTGCTGGCCTTGGCCTCCATTGCCATCCAGTACACGGCCATCCGGACACTCACCTCCAAGCCTTTCCAGTTGTGCCCATTGCCCAGCCCCCAGAACTGTGGTCTGGGGGGCCAGGAGACAGAACCTCCCTTTGAGCGTGGAGCAGCAGGCGGTGGAGGCTGCGATGACTACCCTTACTTTTCCATCAATGCCACGCGTAAAACACACATCCTGGTCCTGGCCACCACTCGTAGCGGTTCCTCCTTTGTTGGCCAGCTGCTCAACCAGCACCAGGAGGTATTCTACTTGTTCGAGCCTCTTTATCATGTTCAGACTACACTAATTCCACGCCTGTCACACAGTCGCAATGCTGCAGACCGGCGTGTTATGCTGGGTGCCAGTCGGGACCTCCTACGTAGCCTGTACGGTTGCGACCTCTATTTCCTGGAGAGCTATATCAAGCCAACACCCACAAACCACACCACAGATAAACTGTTCCGCCGTGGCGCTAGCCGAGCATTGTGCCAGCAACCTGTCTGTGATGCCTTTGGTCCTGCTGATGTTAATGTGGAGGAAGGGGACTGTGTCAAGAAATGTGCGTCTCTAAACATGACCTTAGCAACGGAGGCGTGCCGCGAGAAGAGGCACGTGGCAATCAAAATTGTCCGGGTGCCGGAGATTGGAGATCTACGCGCTTTGGTGGAAGACCCACGGCTGAATATTAAAGTGATTCAACTCGTCAGAGACCCACGTGGTATCCTGTCATCACGGATCGAGACTTTCAGGGATACATATCGTCTATGGCGTATTTGGAGGGCCACGGGGCGAAGACCCTATAATCTAGACTTGAGTCAGCTCACTGTTGTGTGTGAAGACTTTCTCAGTTCTGTTTCAACTGGTCTTAGCCATCCCTATTGGCTGAAAGGGAAGTACATGTTGGTTCGCTATGAGGATTTGGCTAAAAATCCGCTTCTCAAGACAAAGGAAATGTATGACTACCTGGGGCTGCCTATGGATAAAAATGTGGAAGACTGGATACATGCAAACACTCGGGGCAGCAATGAGCCCTCAGCCAAACACAAGTTTGGTACAGTGAGGGACTCGGCAGCCAATGCAGAGAGCTGGCGTTTGAAACTGTCTTATGACATGGTAgaatacacacagactgtgtgtcAAAAAGTACTTCACCAGCTGGGATACAAGGCTGTGAAATCAGTAGAGGAACTGAAAAATATGTCCCTCTCACTGGTACAGGACAAAACTTTTGTAGCTTTTTTGTAA